Proteins encoded by one window of Chondromyces crocatus:
- a CDS encoding NAD(P)H-binding protein yields the protein MVDSREASSPSRRTILVTGATGTVGRHLVQQLTATGHRVRALSRRPAQANLPPEVDVVQGDLAVSSSLTHAFEGVSAVHLITFAGEDGASLMNGEAIVRLAERSGVRKATILGGWDETSIEHALQNSTIGWTRLEPVEFMANTLEWAPGIQQGNVVRTLATWPSAVVHEADIAAVAAVALTHDGHEGKRYPLSGPEALTPAERTAILAAAVGRPLTFEALTEDQERERLRAHGHPEDHVEFGIQLATNPPAQAACILPTIEQVTRRAARTFATWASEHASAFRA from the coding sequence ATGGTCGACTCCCGCGAAGCCTCATCTCCCTCTCGCCGCACCATCCTGGTGACTGGCGCCACCGGAACGGTCGGACGGCACCTCGTCCAGCAGCTCACCGCCACTGGCCACCGCGTCCGCGCGCTGTCACGGCGCCCAGCGCAGGCCAACCTCCCGCCCGAGGTCGACGTCGTCCAGGGAGACCTCGCCGTGTCCAGCTCGCTCACGCATGCCTTCGAAGGCGTGAGCGCCGTCCACCTGATCACCTTCGCCGGAGAGGACGGCGCATCGCTCATGAACGGCGAAGCGATCGTCCGCCTCGCCGAGCGCTCCGGCGTCCGCAAGGCCACGATCCTCGGCGGCTGGGACGAGACGTCCATCGAGCATGCCCTCCAGAACAGCACGATCGGGTGGACCCGGCTGGAGCCGGTCGAGTTCATGGCGAACACGCTGGAGTGGGCGCCGGGCATCCAGCAAGGAAACGTCGTCCGCACGCTCGCGACCTGGCCCAGCGCCGTGGTCCACGAAGCCGACATCGCGGCCGTGGCCGCCGTCGCGCTCACCCACGATGGCCACGAAGGCAAGCGCTATCCCTTGAGCGGCCCCGAGGCCCTCACCCCCGCCGAGCGCACCGCGATCCTCGCCGCTGCAGTGGGCCGCCCCCTCACCTTCGAGGCGCTCACCGAGGACCAGGAGCGCGAGCGCCTCCGCGCCCACGGCCATCCCGAAGACCATGTCGAGTTCGGCATCCAGCTCGCCACCAACCCCCCAGCGCAAGCGGCCTGCATCCTCCCGACCATCGAGCAAGTGACCAGGCGCGCCGCCCGCACCTTCGCGACCTGGGCCAGCGAGCACGCGAGCGCCTTTCGCGCTTGA
- a CDS encoding phytanoyl-CoA dioxygenase family protein yields MTLTTREIDRYQRDGFLKVPQVLSPAEVSSFLDEARAMLHRHDRLHWPSEQGLVMDWGADAEIMSTVMRGLTLHPVITSVAEQLAGRPLRLFKSELLRKACTGSATTPPRADGPHGPRQRDRHPTDLAGHRLHGRRRAVRPPQALRRRDDRRALPTPDDPGSEPPLSGDRFPRLR; encoded by the coding sequence ATGACCCTGACGACCCGCGAGATCGATCGATACCAGCGAGACGGCTTCTTGAAGGTCCCTCAGGTGCTCTCCCCTGCAGAGGTCTCCAGCTTCCTCGACGAGGCCAGAGCGATGCTGCACCGCCACGACCGCCTCCACTGGCCCTCCGAGCAAGGGCTGGTCATGGACTGGGGCGCCGACGCAGAGATCATGAGCACGGTCATGCGCGGCCTGACGCTCCATCCCGTCATCACCAGCGTGGCCGAGCAGCTCGCTGGCCGACCCCTGCGCCTGTTCAAGTCGGAGCTTCTGCGCAAAGCCTGCACCGGCTCGGCGACCACGCCACCACGTGCGGACGGCCCACACGGCCCACGCCAACGAGACCGACATCCCACGGATCTCGCTGGCCACCGTCTACATGGACGTCGACGCGCGGTTCGACCCCCGCAAGCTCTACGGCGACGGGACGACCGACGCGCTCTCCCGACTCCTGACGACCCTGGAAGCGAGCCCCCCCTGTCCGGGGATCGTTTCCCCAGACTCCGCTGA
- a CDS encoding class I SAM-dependent methyltransferase, with protein MDTTSTPGEGLTTNEKDGARPAAAGSQFDKLAGVYDGESMAQWPFRRELEVPSVLHRLGDVSGLDVIDFGCGPGFYARQLKARGGGRVVGYDESEGMLRHARDREETERRGIEFTSELSSSLQGQFDVVLSVYVLPYANTRDALRAMCVSMAGLLRPGGRLLTLQLHPRYESEPDYYHSCGFSLTSEAHHVDGSAVRLGLLKDEAMVTGWYWSAATLNATLRAAGFEALHWYDLWPPGLACLEDAPEALRPYLRRPHAVMIDCQKE; from the coding sequence ATGGATACGACTTCCACCCCCGGAGAAGGGTTAACGACCAACGAGAAGGATGGCGCGAGGCCCGCTGCGGCCGGGAGCCAGTTCGACAAGCTCGCTGGAGTTTACGACGGCGAGAGCATGGCCCAGTGGCCCTTCCGAAGAGAACTCGAGGTCCCCAGTGTGCTGCATCGTCTGGGCGATGTGAGCGGGCTCGATGTGATCGATTTCGGGTGTGGTCCTGGGTTCTATGCTCGCCAGTTGAAGGCGCGCGGTGGCGGGCGGGTGGTCGGGTACGACGAGTCGGAAGGCATGTTGCGCCATGCTCGTGATCGCGAGGAGACCGAGCGACGTGGTATCGAATTTACGTCGGAGCTGTCCTCATCGTTGCAGGGGCAGTTCGACGTCGTGCTGAGCGTCTATGTCCTGCCCTATGCGAACACCCGGGACGCGCTGCGCGCGATGTGCGTGAGCATGGCCGGCTTGCTTCGTCCTGGCGGTCGATTGCTCACCTTGCAGCTGCATCCTCGCTACGAGAGCGAGCCCGACTACTACCATTCCTGTGGTTTCAGCCTGACCTCCGAGGCGCATCACGTCGACGGCAGCGCGGTTCGGCTCGGGCTATTGAAAGACGAGGCGATGGTCACGGGCTGGTACTGGTCTGCCGCGACCCTGAATGCGACGCTGCGGGCTGCAGGGTTCGAGGCCCTCCATTGGTATGACCTCTGGCCGCCTGGACTGGCCTGTCTGGAGGATGCGCCCGAAGCGCTGCGCCCCTACTTGCGCAGGCCTCATGCGGTGATGATCGACTGCCAGAAGGAGTGA
- a CDS encoding pyridoxamine 5'-phosphate oxidase family protein — protein sequence MRAEEAALLQRAAVLLKTTGYVTLSTVSDEGEPWASTVAYTPRVEGVPRLIWYSMRGARHSRNIEAHPAICGSIFRTDLGASSPLGLDGLQLRGSARAVPAQELPPIRDYFYETLFPDEGVRRQWMLPESEFTGDGPRRFYELTIKEWWLLDVDRWLVDKVDQRIALPGPASLSADALFEATPGG from the coding sequence ATGCGAGCTGAAGAAGCGGCTCTCCTGCAGCGTGCTGCTGTGCTGCTGAAGACCACGGGGTACGTCACGCTCTCCACGGTGTCGGACGAGGGCGAGCCCTGGGCCTCCACGGTCGCCTACACGCCGCGTGTCGAAGGCGTCCCGCGCCTGATCTGGTACTCGATGCGGGGAGCACGGCATTCTCGCAACATCGAGGCCCACCCGGCCATCTGCGGTTCGATCTTCCGGACGGATCTGGGCGCTTCTTCGCCGCTCGGGCTGGATGGTCTGCAGCTCAGGGGCTCGGCGCGGGCGGTGCCAGCGCAAGAGCTTCCGCCCATCCGCGACTACTTTTACGAGACGCTCTTCCCGGACGAGGGGGTCCGGCGGCAATGGATGCTGCCCGAGAGCGAGTTCACGGGTGACGGCCCGCGGCGCTTCTATGAGCTGACCATCAAGGAATGGTGGTTGCTGGACGTCGATCGCTGGCTCGTCGACAAGGTCGATCAGCGCATCGCGCTTCCCGGGCCGGCCTCTCTCTCCGCGGATGCGCTCTTCGAGGCGACGCCTGGAGGGTGA
- a CDS encoding class I SAM-dependent methyltransferase: MVTTSIPQEGLLTEAHESAPSTAASQFNELAGLYEEMALWPFRKDIEIPSVLYHLGDLTGRDVLDFGCGSGFYARMLKARGARRVVGYDEADGMMRYARRREEKERVGIEFTSDLSASLHGQFDIVLSVYVLPYATTRDALHDMCASMARLLRPGGRLVALPIHPDYEIEPDYYRPCGFNLSSETPYVEGSPVQLDLMCGQGEASVTAWYWSASALETALRAAGLGTIHWHDPKPLGSTAARDAPETLRPYILRPHAVIIDCQKE, encoded by the coding sequence ATGGTCACGACCTCTATTCCCCAAGAAGGCTTATTGACCGAGGCGCACGAAAGCGCGCCCTCCACGGCTGCGAGCCAGTTCAACGAGCTCGCAGGCCTCTACGAAGAGATGGCCCTCTGGCCCTTCCGAAAAGACATAGAGATTCCGAGTGTTTTGTACCACCTGGGTGATCTCACCGGGCGCGACGTGCTCGACTTCGGCTGCGGCTCCGGGTTCTATGCCCGCATGCTGAAGGCGCGTGGCGCCAGGCGGGTGGTCGGTTATGACGAGGCGGATGGCATGATGCGCTATGCCCGTCGTCGGGAAGAGAAAGAACGGGTCGGGATTGAATTCACGTCGGACCTGTCCGCTTCGTTACACGGGCAGTTCGACATCGTATTGAGTGTCTATGTCCTGCCCTATGCGACCACGCGGGATGCGCTGCACGACATGTGCGCGAGCATGGCCCGCTTGCTTCGCCCCGGGGGGCGTCTGGTCGCGCTGCCGATCCACCCCGACTATGAAATCGAGCCAGACTATTATCGCCCTTGTGGCTTCAACCTGTCGTCCGAGACTCCCTACGTCGAGGGCAGTCCGGTCCAGCTCGATTTGATGTGCGGTCAGGGCGAGGCCAGCGTCACGGCGTGGTACTGGTCTGCCTCCGCGCTGGAGACGGCGCTGCGGGCCGCAGGGCTGGGGACCATTCATTGGCATGACCCCAAGCCGCTCGGGTCGACCGCCGCAAGGGACGCACCGGAGACGCTGCGCCCCTACATTCTCAGGCCTCATGCCGTGATCATCGACTGCCAGAAGGAGTGA
- a CDS encoding sigma 54-interacting transcriptional regulator, producing MNKGQDADITAPADDGTPVLKFRSNKLHIRVEHGPDAGVVAELSGHDARIGSAKECDLVLTDRAVSRVHLRIRLEGDTIRVTDEDSRNGTTIDGVRIRDAYARPDSSIQLGNTQLRLRMLSDLIEFPVSSRESFGQLRGRSVAMRRLFGQLESIAPTDLTVLIEGETGTGKDLVARALHGESARAQRPFVIFDCSAVSAHLFESELFGHVRGAFTGAVSDRPGALEAADGGTLFLDEIGELPQEMQPKLLRALESLEVHRVGSNKVQPVDVRIIAATNRSLSREVERGSFREDLFFRIAKVHVRIPPLRERPADIPLLARHFEQTLTQRARTPLQPLSDAIVRAFAEKTWAGNVRELRSAVELACHLGVSTSPGTDAPLASDSLEIDTRVPLLVGRDQLIDTYVKRYLEVALEKTGGNVSRTAELAGVGRKFVQQAMRRYGLRDRDQEAG from the coding sequence GTGAACAAAGGCCAAGACGCCGACATCACCGCACCGGCCGACGACGGGACTCCTGTCCTCAAGTTCCGCTCCAACAAGCTGCACATCCGCGTGGAGCACGGCCCTGACGCCGGCGTCGTCGCGGAACTCTCCGGACACGACGCCCGCATCGGCAGCGCGAAGGAATGCGACCTCGTCCTGACCGATCGCGCTGTCAGCCGCGTCCACCTGCGCATCCGGCTCGAAGGGGACACCATCCGCGTCACCGACGAGGACAGCCGCAATGGCACGACCATCGACGGCGTACGCATTCGCGACGCCTACGCCCGCCCGGATTCCTCCATCCAGCTCGGCAACACGCAGCTCCGCCTCCGCATGCTCAGTGATCTGATCGAGTTCCCGGTTTCCTCCCGCGAGAGCTTCGGCCAGCTCCGAGGCCGCAGCGTCGCCATGCGCCGCCTCTTCGGCCAGCTCGAGAGCATCGCCCCCACCGACCTGACCGTGCTCATCGAGGGCGAGACCGGCACCGGCAAGGACCTCGTCGCCCGCGCGCTGCACGGCGAGAGCGCTCGCGCCCAGCGCCCCTTCGTCATCTTCGACTGCTCCGCGGTCTCGGCGCACCTCTTCGAGAGCGAGCTGTTCGGGCACGTCCGAGGAGCCTTCACCGGCGCGGTCAGCGATCGCCCCGGTGCCCTCGAAGCCGCGGACGGCGGTACCTTGTTCCTCGACGAGATCGGGGAACTACCTCAGGAAATGCAGCCCAAGCTGTTACGGGCCCTCGAGAGCCTCGAGGTGCACCGGGTCGGCTCGAACAAGGTGCAGCCGGTCGACGTCCGGATCATCGCCGCCACCAACCGCTCCCTCTCCCGGGAGGTCGAGCGCGGCAGCTTCCGGGAAGATCTCTTCTTCCGCATCGCCAAGGTCCACGTCCGGATCCCGCCCCTCCGGGAGCGTCCTGCGGACATCCCGCTCCTCGCCCGTCACTTCGAGCAGACGCTGACGCAGCGGGCCCGCACCCCGCTGCAGCCGCTCTCCGACGCCATCGTCCGCGCCTTCGCCGAGAAGACCTGGGCTGGGAACGTGCGTGAGCTGCGGAGCGCCGTGGAACTCGCCTGTCACCTCGGCGTGTCCACCTCCCCCGGAACCGACGCGCCCCTCGCCTCGGACAGCCTCGAGATCGACACAAGGGTTCCACTCCTCGTCGGCCGCGATCAGCTCATCGACACCTACGTGAAGCGGTATCTGGAGGTTGCCCTGGAGAAGACCGGCGGCAATGTCTCACGCACCGCCGAACTCGCCGGCGTGGGCCGGAAGTTCGTTCAGCAGGCCATGCGCCGCTACGGGCTCCGTGATCGCGACCAGGAAGCCGGGTAG
- a CDS encoding protein kinase domain-containing protein yields the protein MPPDEAGHGPAAAQEPWRDGEVCRPWSEDRGRALAPGEVVAGRYVVDAQLGDGAFSEVFTAWDGQPGSSCRVALKRLRPAHAMNARSLHRFEHRELALLVRVSAAGPAPNVVCPRSDGLVWHEGLPLMVLELVEGPSLRASMDRSRSLRLPVDTVGRIALGLAQGLAAIHAVGGIHRDLKPSNVRLRGDGSPVILDLGIAKALWDEQDTTTSAPAWMTHRYAAPEQLDRAPVSAACDVYALGLILHEMLDGKVPLAGATFASTRALRLGEDGRPSSPTGRGLADALARIASACLARCPARRPTANEVAVAIEAALAPERGRRARLLKAVPLLAAGLLGGACSGVTASSPSGGVDAFYPLGEALRVEVGDVAIGQGGAERYGPSPVPGRRGALHFDGESDFVEVPSGEALDVGRGDFSIAAWIRTNARGQTSVLVDKRDEHEGRVRGFSFYLQQGNLGVQLADRDRATKCVGSSCWAYSNYRSSGFVADGAWHHVVVAIRRNEIDGGVFYIDGRPAGAFDPTDRPRSLDSEAPLRVGRRSSSEGGFFAGDLADVALYRRQLSEAEVVDLFLKSPPPSS from the coding sequence ATGCCACCCGATGAGGCTGGCCACGGGCCGGCTGCGGCCCAGGAGCCGTGGCGCGACGGCGAGGTATGCAGGCCGTGGTCCGAGGACCGAGGGCGCGCGCTGGCGCCTGGTGAGGTCGTGGCAGGGCGCTACGTGGTCGACGCCCAGCTCGGCGATGGGGCGTTCAGCGAGGTGTTCACGGCATGGGATGGGCAGCCGGGAAGTTCGTGTCGCGTGGCGCTGAAGCGGTTGCGACCGGCGCATGCCATGAACGCCCGGTCTCTCCATCGGTTCGAGCACCGTGAGCTTGCGCTGCTCGTGCGGGTGAGCGCTGCGGGACCTGCGCCGAACGTGGTGTGCCCCCGTTCGGACGGGCTGGTGTGGCACGAGGGCCTCCCGCTCATGGTCCTCGAACTCGTCGAAGGGCCTTCGCTGCGCGCGTCGATGGATCGGAGCAGGAGCCTGCGCCTGCCCGTGGACACCGTGGGGCGGATCGCGCTCGGGCTCGCGCAAGGGCTCGCGGCGATCCATGCGGTCGGGGGGATTCACCGGGATCTGAAGCCCAGCAATGTGCGGCTCCGCGGGGATGGGAGCCCGGTCATCCTCGATCTCGGGATCGCCAAGGCGCTCTGGGACGAGCAGGACACCACGACCAGCGCGCCGGCGTGGATGACGCACCGCTATGCTGCGCCCGAGCAGCTCGATCGTGCGCCCGTCTCTGCTGCGTGTGACGTCTATGCGCTGGGGCTGATCCTCCACGAGATGCTCGACGGGAAGGTGCCGCTGGCCGGGGCGACCTTCGCCTCGACGCGCGCGCTCCGGCTCGGAGAGGACGGGAGGCCGTCATCACCGACGGGGAGGGGGCTGGCGGATGCGCTGGCCCGGATAGCGAGCGCGTGCCTCGCGCGCTGCCCGGCTCGCCGACCGACGGCGAACGAGGTCGCTGTGGCCATCGAGGCTGCTCTGGCGCCCGAGAGGGGGCGGCGTGCTCGTCTCCTCAAGGCCGTGCCTTTGCTGGCTGCGGGCTTGCTGGGAGGGGCGTGTTCTGGCGTGACCGCCTCGTCGCCGTCAGGGGGGGTCGATGCCTTCTACCCGCTCGGCGAGGCGCTCCGCGTCGAGGTCGGTGATGTCGCTATCGGGCAAGGGGGCGCCGAGCGCTACGGTCCGAGTCCGGTCCCTGGCCGCAGAGGGGCGCTGCACTTCGACGGGGAGAGCGACTTCGTCGAGGTGCCTTCGGGCGAGGCGCTCGACGTGGGGCGAGGGGACTTTTCGATCGCTGCCTGGATCAGGACGAACGCGCGGGGCCAGACCAGCGTCCTCGTGGACAAACGTGACGAGCACGAGGGCCGTGTGCGGGGCTTCTCGTTCTACTTGCAGCAGGGGAACCTCGGGGTGCAGCTCGCCGATCGGGATCGAGCGACGAAATGTGTCGGGTCATCGTGCTGGGCCTACTCGAACTACCGGTCGTCGGGCTTCGTCGCGGATGGTGCCTGGCACCATGTCGTCGTGGCGATCCGACGGAACGAGATTGATGGCGGGGTGTTCTACATCGATGGTCGGCCTGCGGGCGCGTTCGATCCGACCGATCGACCCAGGTCACTCGACAGCGAGGCGCCGCTCCGGGTAGGCAGGCGCTCGTCCTCCGAAGGCGGCTTCTTCGCGGGGGATCTCGCCGATGTCGCGCTGTACCGGCGTCAGCTCTCGGAAGCGGAGGTCGTCGATCTGTTCCTGAAGTCGCCCCCACCCAGCTCGTGA
- a CDS encoding helix-turn-helix transcriptional regulator codes for MDRILRLFGLMDSLRRHREPVTAQELAREHRVSARTVYRDIQLLQALGAPVGGEAGLGYVLRPGFFLPPLMFSVEELEAAVLGARWVEQLPDAELSAAATNVLSKLTAAVPKHLADRIGDTGLWAAVGNTSTAPAPILGVVRRAMREERGLSIRYQSRAGATSERIVLPVQLAYFETHQVFAAWCCLRSAFCHFRLDRLQHAELTEQRFHKRRVDLAAEWFKEFEADFAQGKPGVEGT; via the coding sequence CGGTGACGGCCCAGGAGCTCGCCAGAGAACATCGGGTCTCCGCGCGCACCGTCTACCGCGACATCCAGCTCCTCCAGGCGCTCGGAGCCCCGGTCGGCGGCGAAGCTGGCCTGGGCTACGTGCTCCGTCCGGGGTTCTTCCTGCCACCGCTCATGTTCTCCGTCGAGGAGCTGGAGGCGGCCGTGCTCGGCGCGCGCTGGGTCGAGCAGCTCCCGGACGCGGAGCTGTCGGCGGCCGCCACCAACGTGCTGTCCAAGCTCACCGCTGCGGTTCCAAAACACCTCGCGGACCGGATCGGCGACACCGGCCTGTGGGCCGCCGTGGGCAATACCAGCACGGCCCCAGCGCCCATCCTCGGCGTCGTTCGACGCGCCATGCGTGAGGAGCGGGGCCTCTCCATTCGCTACCAGAGCCGGGCTGGCGCAACCTCGGAGCGCATCGTTCTGCCCGTGCAGCTCGCCTACTTCGAGACCCACCAAGTCTTCGCCGCCTGGTGCTGCCTGCGGAGCGCCTTCTGCCACTTCCGGCTGGACCGCCTGCAGCATGCGGAACTCACCGAGCAGCGCTTCCACAAGCGCCGCGTCGACCTCGCGGCCGAGTGGTTCAAGGAGTTCGAGGCCGACTTCGCGCAAGGAAAGCCTGGGGTGGAGGGGACCTGA
- a CDS encoding peptidogalycan biosysnthesis protein: protein MSALRQAALTGRAGHVHRDESMKRALRAELLPSAAFVDTHGWDALVSDDDFFNSQGWLASLDEAFGAAPLLTVTGRAGILAGCALWDGERSPGMFSLASFFPEVPGPWARDFLWLGARRSTHNEIPCVTGPRRAEALARLGREAMNLAALRGLGGAVIPYMPISAALEFAEVSPGAVILLHSAEASLRIPQGGLSELTHQLGKHNRMRTNTELRAFAKKGNRVEWSPVDEAVESVAARLIAQNRARHGSLQGEEWMRKILAGQRKSGVLKSAVVASAKRGEQTTALAVFYTFGQSLHLRYFGSDYDVANDDFRYFVLAYYASIDRAVAQGAKVLRLSISSLRAKVLRGAHLDPLVAVVLPRQGERIDREAASKHNANLQEQFQKEFAGHMSPEWALISD from the coding sequence ATGAGCGCCCTTCGGCAGGCAGCCCTCACGGGGCGCGCCGGGCACGTCCATCGCGACGAGTCCATGAAGCGCGCCCTGAGGGCGGAGCTGTTGCCTTCGGCGGCCTTCGTCGACACCCATGGGTGGGACGCGCTGGTCTCCGACGACGACTTTTTCAACAGCCAGGGGTGGCTGGCCAGCCTGGACGAGGCCTTCGGCGCCGCGCCGCTGCTCACGGTCACGGGCCGCGCGGGCATCCTGGCAGGGTGCGCGCTCTGGGACGGGGAGCGGAGCCCGGGCATGTTCTCGCTGGCGAGCTTCTTCCCCGAGGTGCCGGGCCCCTGGGCGCGCGATTTCTTGTGGCTGGGGGCGCGCAGGTCCACCCACAACGAGATCCCTTGCGTCACGGGTCCACGGCGCGCCGAGGCGCTGGCACGGCTGGGGCGCGAGGCGATGAACCTGGCGGCGCTGCGCGGGCTCGGGGGCGCAGTCATTCCTTACATGCCGATCTCGGCTGCGCTGGAGTTCGCCGAAGTCAGTCCAGGCGCCGTGATCCTGCTGCATTCAGCAGAGGCCTCGCTGCGAATCCCGCAAGGCGGTCTCTCCGAGCTCACCCATCAGCTCGGGAAGCACAACCGGATGCGAACGAACACGGAACTCAGGGCGTTCGCGAAGAAGGGCAACCGCGTCGAATGGTCCCCCGTCGACGAGGCCGTGGAGTCGGTGGCGGCGCGCCTCATCGCGCAGAACCGCGCCCGTCACGGCAGCCTTCAGGGGGAGGAGTGGATGCGCAAGATCCTGGCCGGTCAACGGAAGAGCGGTGTCCTGAAATCGGCCGTCGTGGCCAGCGCGAAGCGGGGCGAACAGACCACGGCGCTGGCCGTGTTCTACACCTTCGGGCAGTCGCTCCACCTGCGGTACTTCGGCTCGGATTACGACGTCGCCAATGATGATTTTCGCTATTTCGTGCTGGCATATTACGCGTCGATCGATCGGGCCGTCGCACAGGGAGCGAAGGTGCTCCGGCTGTCGATATCGTCGCTCCGAGCCAAGGTGCTCCGAGGCGCTCATCTCGATCCGCTGGTGGCCGTCGTCCTGCCGCGGCAGGGCGAGCGGATCGATCGTGAGGCCGCCTCGAAGCACAATGCGAACCTTCAGGAGCAATTCCAGAAGGAGTTCGCCGGTCATATGAGCCCTGAATGGGCGCTGATTTCTGATTGA